A genome region from Fimbriimonadaceae bacterium includes the following:
- the amrB gene encoding AmmeMemoRadiSam system protein B, with product MESTPTMTAKDPKQYPLLRNLQFSPIKEGEEQFIVLWDPTGLSKERLVLPLNYFFIVQHLDGEHSVQDIGAIYLKRFGEFLMPNKVEQLLADLDTKLFLEGARTEQAKQQALAAYRQAPSRSPQFAGRSYEAEPAKLRAQINSFFVSKEGPEVKASEHKGQLIKALVAPTYEMKHAGPIYAWAYKELQDAQKPDLYVLIGTAHSGLEHPVAVTDKDFETPLGLVSVERAVTDRLREQIPAAFTDELAHHNEHALEFQLPFLQETLGQDQAFTIVPILTAFSADSLRDPQIREQVETFLQALKDALAATGKSYCVVVGAELAHIGMRYGDSAPPTDFSFHRCMQTDLEMLKHVENRDPEEFAKFIQKENDQRRISGFSPIYSMLRLIQAETGQVLRYDRGITDQYNSTVTYASMAFF from the coding sequence ATGGAATCCACACCGACCATGACCGCCAAAGATCCCAAGCAGTATCCGCTGCTGCGTAACCTACAATTTTCGCCGATCAAGGAAGGGGAGGAGCAGTTCATCGTGCTCTGGGACCCCACCGGCTTGAGCAAAGAACGCCTGGTCCTGCCGCTGAATTATTTCTTCATCGTGCAGCACCTCGACGGGGAACATAGCGTCCAGGACATCGGCGCGATTTATCTCAAGCGCTTCGGCGAATTCCTCATGCCCAATAAGGTCGAGCAGTTACTGGCCGATCTGGATACCAAACTCTTTCTGGAAGGCGCGCGCACCGAGCAGGCCAAGCAGCAGGCATTGGCCGCCTATCGCCAGGCGCCCTCCCGTTCGCCGCAATTTGCCGGTCGCAGTTATGAAGCCGAGCCAGCCAAATTGCGCGCCCAAATCAACAGCTTCTTCGTGTCAAAAGAAGGGCCGGAGGTCAAGGCCTCCGAGCACAAGGGCCAACTCATCAAGGCGCTCGTCGCGCCCACCTACGAAATGAAACACGCCGGCCCGATCTATGCTTGGGCCTATAAGGAATTGCAGGACGCCCAGAAGCCGGATCTCTACGTGCTGATCGGCACTGCCCACTCAGGATTGGAACACCCGGTCGCGGTGACCGACAAAGATTTTGAGACACCATTGGGGCTCGTGAGCGTCGAACGTGCGGTCACCGACCGCCTGCGCGAACAGATCCCCGCCGCCTTCACCGACGAATTGGCACATCACAATGAACATGCATTGGAATTTCAGCTGCCGTTCCTGCAAGAGACTCTCGGCCAAGACCAGGCGTTTACGATTGTGCCGATTCTCACGGCGTTTTCGGCGGACAGTCTGCGCGATCCGCAGATCCGGGAGCAGGTCGAGACGTTTCTTCAGGCCTTGAAAGACGCGCTCGCCGCCACGGGCAAGTCCTACTGCGTCGTCGTCGGCGCGGAACTGGCCCACATCGGCATGCGCTACGGCGACTCGGCCCCGCCGACGGACTTCTCCTTCCATCGCTGCATGCAGACCGATCTCGAAATGCTCAAACATGTCGAGAACCGCGACCCGGAAGAATTCGCGAAGTTCATTCAGAAGGAAAACGACCAGCGCCGCATCTCTGGTTTCTCGCCTATTTACTCGATGCTGCGGTTGATCCAGGCGGAGACAGGGCAGGTGCTGCGGTACGATCGCGGAATCACGGATCAGTATAATTCCACCGTGACGTATGCCAGCATGGCCTTCTTCTAG
- a CDS encoding type II toxin-antitoxin system VapC family toxin, with translation MKILLDSSGWIEFFTGGPLADRYSGYFSSRYEIITPTIVLYEVYKKIKRERGEETAILFSGRLHATNVVQLTESIAYVAADVSLRHGLAMADAIVYATALDQNADVVTGDADLKDLPGVVYVK, from the coding sequence GTGAAGATCCTGTTGGATTCCAGCGGCTGGATCGAATTCTTTACAGGCGGACCACTCGCTGATCGCTATTCTGGATACTTTTCTTCGCGCTACGAAATCATTACGCCGACAATTGTGTTGTACGAGGTCTACAAAAAGATCAAGCGCGAGCGTGGTGAGGAGACTGCGATCCTCTTTTCCGGACGACTTCATGCAACCAACGTGGTTCAACTCACCGAATCGATTGCCTATGTAGCCGCGGATGTCAGCCTTCGGCACGGTCTGGCAATGGCTGATGCGATCGTCTATGCGACGGCATTGGACCAGAATGCGGATGTCGTGACGGGTGATGCGGATCTGAAGGATCTGCCTGGCGTGGTCTACGTGAAGTAG
- a CDS encoding AbrB/MazE/SpoVT family DNA-binding domain-containing protein: MSMTTISPKFQIVIPKDVREKLRLSPSQRLQVLEKGGVITLVPEVPLKSLKGALKGMSRAGLREKKDRV; encoded by the coding sequence ATGTCTATGACGACTATCTCGCCGAAGTTCCAAATCGTCATCCCTAAGGATGTGAGAGAAAAGCTTCGCCTGAGTCCTTCCCAGCGCTTGCAGGTCCTGGAAAAAGGCGGCGTGATTACCTTGGTGCCGGAAGTGCCACTCAAGTCGCTGAAGGGGGCACTCAAGGGTATGTCTAGGGCAGGCCTCCGGGAAAAGAAGGATCGCGTGTGA